A region from the Nematostella vectensis chromosome 13, jaNemVect1.1, whole genome shotgun sequence genome encodes:
- the LOC116614385 gene encoding octopamine receptor beta-1R-like: MDGNVSSTMTSHLIMAGTFSFCFMGVALIFLNALTILTFLVHRNLRKRSVFLPLSLCFADMLVGVTSLKHGSGLTHFKNLTSLLKHFKSPNSMTTFDNFTATASLAGLTIIAIERMHATVWPVRHRNLNNHPYFFAITLQWAFAVALTIIYTESIWVYFLIAMAAFAVGILVISFSYILIFVTVKHQNAQFQGHSTLAQQRERELAKTLFIVTVLSLTTWAPDMLWFFFQRTAEKTESLLFVAALSLVFNLVRYFNSLINPCIYMLRMKAFRRAFVKLLCRRNNNILPSESRGPWRTTPPGNSHRFC, from the coding sequence ATGGATGGCAACGTCTCTTCAACCATGACTTCTCATCTAATCATGGCCGGGACcttctctttttgttttatgggAGTTGCACTTATTTTTCTCAACGCCTTAACCATTTTGACCTTCCTTGTCCACAGAAATTTGCGAAAACGGAGTGTTTTTCTCCCTTTAAGCCTTTGCTTCGCGGATATGCTTGTCGGTGTCACGTCGTTAAAGCACGGTTCTGGGTTAACACACTTCAAAAACCTTACCAGCTTACTGAAACATTTCAAGTCGCCAAATTCGATGACAACGTTCGACAATTTTACTGCGACGGCATCTCTCGCCGGCCTAACAATAATTGCCATTGAACGGATGCATGCAACGGTGTGGCCGGTTCGACATCGCAATCTAAATAACCATCCATACTTTTTTGCCATTACGCTACAATGGGCGTTTGCAGTGGCATTAACCATCATTTACACCGAATCTATCTGGGTCTACTTTTTAATTGCTATGGCTGCTTTTGCGGTAGGCATTcttgttatttctttttcgtATATTTTAATCTTCGTCACTGTAAAGCATCAAAACGCACAGTTCCAAGGTCACTCGACGTTGGCCCAGCAGCGCGAAAGAGAACTTGCAAAGACGTTGTTTATCGTCACTGTTCTGTCCCTTACCACCTGGGCACCCGATATGCTGTggtttttctttcaaagaaCAGCCGAGAAGACGGAGAGTTTGCTTTTCGTAGCAGCGCTTAGTTTAGTGTTCAATTTAGTGCGCTACTTCAACTCTCTCATCAATCCTTGTATTTACATGCTAAGGATGAAGGCGTTTAGACGAGCGTTCGTCAAATTGCTGTGCAGACGCAATAATAACATTCTCCCATCTGAATCCAGAGGGCCCTGGAGGACTACTCCCCCAGGTAATAGTCACAGGTTTTGTTGA